From the genome of Candidatus Neomarinimicrobiota bacterium:
CTTGACAAGTATAATGGAATGTACATTTTTATATGTACCACTGATGTAAAATTTACATCAGAATTAAATATGCTAATTGGGAATTTTGTAACCGTAATGGGCGAAAGAATAACTACAAAAACGTCTTATGAAACCAGAAAAGATGAATTATACAAATGGATAATGAACAAATTTAATTTCAAGAATATGCGATTATATGAGAAAAAACCTGATCAGGATATCTTAATTTGCACTCATTTTCAAAGTGAAAAATATAGTTATTCTTCCTCTGAATTTAATCATCCATACAATAGGAATAGCCTAGCCGCAAATGCATTACTTGAAAATGAAATCCTTATACTTGAAAAAGGTCAAACTCATATCAGGGATATAAGAAGATTCTGGGATAAATTAGAAACGGAGGCTTCAATAGCTATCCCTATTATCAATAATGAAAATCGCAAAGTCGTTGTAACATTTGACTATCAACCGGGGATTTTCAATTTAGTCCCTAATAACAAATTAATAATCAGATTCTGGGCATTGATATTATCATTTTTTATATGATTCACAATAGAATATCATTTTTTGTACCTATATACTTTTTGATTTTATTTATAGGCTGTTCTCATACCAGTCAGGTAAAAGTCAATGTCTCCAATGATATATTCTCCGATTTTGAGAATCTGAACCTAATTACCTTACCTGAAAAAAAGGTAAAATTCATTGCTAAAAACCTCAACTCCGAGTCATATAAAAGCACATTGCTTCAAGAGTTAAACTCAAAGATAGACGAAACCAGAGAAATAACAGACTCTCTTAGAAACCTTTATAATAATCTCACAACCTTAAAAAAGCGCATAACTATTGAGCAATCAAAAGAATACATCAAATATATAAAAGCTGATCTCAACCGAGTTGCCACAAGTAAAAATGATTTAATTTTAAGATTAAAAATTTCCAATACTGGTACTTTGACATCACTTGTAGAAAATATATGCTATGAATATAAATCAAAAATATTGAAGACTTCAAAAATAGAACTTTTACTTTCTCCCGGCAGTTATGCCGTAGTAGAAGATACATTACCTAATTTTAGTGATACATCTAACATAAACATTAAAACAATTTCTGTAGAAGTACTGGATTTTGCGAAATTAAAAGAAATCGAAAGAAGATTAAAAGATATTGAAACATCATTAGCTGAGCTGGAACTTGAATATCAATCAATGTGTACCCAGATTAAAAATATACTCGATAAACATTACACAATACCATTAATAAAAATCATGGATCAAAACCTTAAAGACATGAATGTTAATTCATTAAAATTATTTCCACCCTGTGACACTACGATTACCTGCCCTACTGGCAGTGTACTCTTTTTCTATACTTACAATCAGGAAAAATGCTATCAGTGGTTTGTTCCTGTAAAATCAAAAGTTCAAACAGTAAATATTACAAAAGATAATACCAATCCGCTTATTAAATAATTTATTTACAAAACTCATTAACAAAATACTTTGCATTTAGCTCCGTGCCAGTGGCTATTTTAATAAGTTCATCCCACCTATATAATTTTCCTGATCTAAAGACCTTTTTTATAAAGAAGTTACCAAGTTCTTTATTGCCGAAAAATTTCATACCACTGACACTTTCTATTCCTTTTTGCCTCATAAGTGCAAAAAGAAACTGGCTTGCCAATATCTCACCAAGCATATAGTTATGATAATAAACTGGATACGAACAAATATGAATTTTAGTTGCCCAGTCCGGTTTATTCCTGCCCTCTATAGGATGAACCATTTGATATTTTCGAACAAGTTCCCACCACAAACTGTTTAAATCCTGATCGGGATTACTGTAGAGTTCTTTTTCAAATCTATACATCACCTGTGTCCAACGGGAGAATATTAACTGCTCTGCTTTTAACATATTTTTTACATTAGTAAAAATTTCATTTAATATACTAACTTCCACACATAGTGCCTCCTTTATCCAGACAGGATTTTTGCTTAATCTACCGAAGAACATTGCAACCGCCTCAGTAATAAAGGAATGAGATGGATCTATTAAAAAGAAAGGTAATCTCTTATCTATATAAACTTCATACACAGCATGCCCGAGTTCGTGTAATATAGTATTCATCCAGTATTCCGATGGCACAACGTTTACCATAATCCTTACATCTCCTCTGCGGTCAATATGGGTACAATAAGCATGGGGATACTTACCCTCACGTTCGTATAGATCACTTCGTGCAAGAATCTTTGATACATCCATTCCAATACTTTTATAAAATTTTGAAGCTAGTATAATAATATCTTTATCAGCATATAATTCATTGAGATTCACATTATATATATCAGGAGCTTCCTGAAAAAAAGGGTCTGAATAATGGTAAGGTCTTAATTCATCTTCTTTTATTCCAAATCTTTTTGCAAGATACGCATCAAGTTCTTTTTTTAGTTCAATAAAAGGTTCCCTGGTATGTTCATCAAGCTGATCAAATAATCTGTCAAGCTGTCCCGGTTCAAACTCCTGAATAAAAAGCATCAAGTAAAAGTAATTATCAAACCCGAGAGAATTGGCTAACTTATTTCTCAATTTTACCAGTTTAATAACATCATTGGCAACAATGTCACCAACTTGCTTTGATGCATCCCACGCTTTCCTTCTTAACTCAAGATCATTGGATGATTTGAGAATTTTTTTAATATCATTACCTGATACGGGCTTCCCATCTATTTTTCCCCGGAAAGTATTAAACTTTTGCTCAACTTTTGAAGATAGCTCAGTTATTTGTTTTACTAAATTTGTATCAGCCTGGTTTACTAAAAATTCTCGATAGAGTAAATCAAATGTTCTTTTTAAAATTCTATCCTTAATTTCAATAGAATTTCTGAATTTCTTAATAATTTCAAAATCTCTTTTGCTAGATAGTATCCTTTTATATTGTAGGCTATAATTTGAATATTCTTTGTAATAATTATTCTCACCAGTAACTGTTGCATTCCAGTAAGATAGATTCATATTTTTATAGACTGGTTCTACGATTCTTGTAAGACTATCCAGATAACTTTTTGCATCCAAGGCTATTTCTCCTTTCTTCGAACAAAAATTAATTAATACAAAAATGCTAATGAAAATTAAAATTAACTTATTTTTCATAACACCCTCAATTATTAATTTCCATTTCTTACTGATTCCATGGGAAATAACAAATTTCCCAATTTATAAGCAACTTTAAAATTTGATCTACATCACATTTTTTTTGAAAAACTTGAAATTTTTATAAATATTCATTATAGTAACTACTGTTAAAATAGGGAGTTATGGTAGAAATAATAGCATATATAATATTAGGTTCTATTCAATTACTTTTTATAATTCTAATGATTTATGGCATGATAAAAGTACTTCCTTATGGAATAATTGGGTTGTTGCTTATAACTGGCTTTGGATTGCTTCTCATAAAAGCAATAAAAGATAGGTTAAAAAGTAAAGAAGATAATTATTATTCTAAAAACATTGAAAAATAAAGGACAAAATCATGATTTTAACAACACAGGATTTTTTAGCAGGATATGATATCACCGATACACTGGGTCTTGTAAAAGGTAACACCATTAGAACAAGACACATAGGAAAAGATATATTAGCCTTCGTAAGAAATATTGTCGGTGGTGAAATACCTGAGTATACGAAAATGATGGCCGAAGCAAGAGAGCAAGCAATTGATAGAATGATAAAAGAAGCCGAAGAAAAAGGAGCTGATGGGATCGTTGGCATTAGATTTACTACATCAACAGTAATGCAGGGGGCAGCAGAGCTACTTGTCTACGGTACTGCTGTTAAGATAAAAAAGAAAAAGTAAACTGTCCGTTAAAATGGAGCAAAAATGAGAATAAAGTTCTGGGGGGTAAGGGGTTCTATTCCAACGCCCGCAAGCTCTATTCAAATTAAAGAAAAAATATTTGCTATATTAAAGGAAATACCCGACAATGCATTAAAAAGCAAATCATCCATTATTGATTTTGTAAATAAACTGGATAATGTTTATACAGGTGTAATAGGCGGAAATACATCATGTATAGAATTAAGAGTAAATGACAAATTTATTATTTTTGACATGGGTACTGGGATCCGGGTACTCGGAAGTTATATAATGAAAAATGGATTATATGACATGATAAAAGAATTTCACATTTTTTTAAGTCATA
Proteins encoded in this window:
- a CDS encoding M3 family oligoendopeptidase, giving the protein MKNKLILIFISIFVLINFCSKKGEIALDAKSYLDSLTRIVEPVYKNMNLSYWNATVTGENNYYKEYSNYSLQYKRILSSKRDFEIIKKFRNSIEIKDRILKRTFDLLYREFLVNQADTNLVKQITELSSKVEQKFNTFRGKIDGKPVSGNDIKKILKSSNDLELRRKAWDASKQVGDIVANDVIKLVKLRNKLANSLGFDNYFYLMLFIQEFEPGQLDRLFDQLDEHTREPFIELKKELDAYLAKRFGIKEDELRPYHYSDPFFQEAPDIYNVNLNELYADKDIIILASKFYKSIGMDVSKILARSDLYEREGKYPHAYCTHIDRRGDVRIMVNVVPSEYWMNTILHELGHAVYEVYIDKRLPFFLIDPSHSFITEAVAMFFGRLSKNPVWIKEALCVEVSILNEIFTNVKNMLKAEQLIFSRWTQVMYRFEKELYSNPDQDLNSLWWELVRKYQMVHPIEGRNKPDWATKIHICSYPVYYHNYMLGEILASQFLFALMRQKGIESVSGMKFFGNKELGNFFIKKVFRSGKLYRWDELIKIATGTELNAKYFVNEFCK
- a CDS encoding YbjQ family protein — its product is MILTTQDFLAGYDITDTLGLVKGNTIRTRHIGKDILAFVRNIVGGEIPEYTKMMAEAREQAIDRMIKEAEEKGADGIVGIRFTTSTVMQGAAELLVYGTAVKIKKKK